One segment of Arthrobacter sp. MMS18-M83 DNA contains the following:
- a CDS encoding MFS transporter, whose amino-acid sequence MTPASSTSKNTKPHSGVPDILVDAEIDEVPAAEPTQVKTRRGLVFLGICLVLIGLNLRTVFSSFSAVLPEVTADAGLPGWAVVVLTTVPVTLLGFFAPLAPILARRFGAERVLLGAMAVLTAGLLLRPVDLAGAGHLPALLAGTAGCGAAIALCNVLLPGVVKRDFPHRLGLMGGLYTTAICASAALGAGFTYPVFTATGRWTSALWFWALPAAVVLLLFLPLAIRQHPVRHNAADGGANVWRSAVAWQVTIFMVLQAMMSFSVFAWLAPILRDRGIDGGTAGLIVSVSIVLQMVGSFLAPGLAARFKDQRVINTLVALMTGGGFALSIFGPTELIWLWTGLLGLGQGSLTAVALTMIMLRTRDSHTAAHLSGMMQGVGYGLGSTGTLLVGQLHQATGGFAAAGILFLVVGSLAAFFGFRAGRNRYVD is encoded by the coding sequence GTGACCCCCGCCTCAAGCACTTCCAAGAACACCAAGCCGCATTCCGGCGTTCCGGATATCCTCGTCGATGCTGAGATCGATGAGGTTCCCGCCGCCGAACCCACGCAAGTCAAGACTCGCCGTGGACTGGTCTTCCTGGGGATCTGCCTGGTGCTCATCGGACTGAACCTACGGACGGTGTTCTCGAGCTTTTCGGCGGTCCTTCCGGAAGTTACTGCCGACGCCGGACTGCCGGGCTGGGCTGTGGTGGTGCTCACTACCGTGCCAGTGACGTTGTTGGGTTTTTTCGCGCCGCTCGCCCCGATTCTGGCGCGCCGTTTCGGTGCGGAGAGGGTGTTGCTCGGCGCGATGGCGGTGCTGACGGCCGGGCTGTTGCTGCGTCCCGTGGACCTCGCCGGTGCCGGACATTTGCCCGCCCTACTCGCCGGGACGGCAGGGTGTGGCGCCGCGATAGCCCTGTGCAACGTGCTTCTGCCCGGTGTGGTTAAGCGCGATTTCCCGCACCGGCTCGGACTCATGGGTGGCCTGTATACGACGGCGATCTGCGCTTCTGCCGCGCTGGGCGCCGGTTTCACCTACCCCGTGTTCACGGCTACCGGGCGATGGACCTCGGCGCTGTGGTTCTGGGCACTGCCCGCCGCCGTCGTACTTTTGCTTTTCTTGCCGCTGGCGATTCGTCAGCATCCCGTTCGCCACAACGCCGCCGACGGCGGTGCGAACGTTTGGCGTTCCGCCGTCGCCTGGCAGGTCACCATTTTCATGGTGCTGCAGGCCATGATGTCCTTCAGTGTGTTTGCCTGGCTGGCGCCGATTCTGCGTGATCGGGGGATCGACGGCGGGACGGCTGGCTTGATCGTGTCCGTGTCGATTGTGCTGCAAATGGTGGGTTCGTTCCTGGCACCCGGGCTGGCCGCCCGTTTCAAGGACCAGCGCGTCATCAACACCCTGGTGGCCCTGATGACCGGTGGCGGCTTCGCCCTGAGCATCTTCGGCCCGACGGAACTGATCTGGCTCTGGACCGGGCTGCTGGGCCTGGGCCAGGGCAGCCTCACGGCCGTGGCTCTGACCATGATCATGCTGCGTACCCGTGATTCCCACACGGCCGCGCATCTTTCAGGCATGATGCAGGGCGTCGGCTACGGGTTGGGGTCTACTGGAACGCTGTTGGTCGGCCAGTTGCACCAAGCTACGGGTGGCTTCGCGGCGGCCGGCATCCTGTTCCTCGTGGTGGGTTCGTTGGCTGCTTTCTTCGGTTTCCGCGCGGGCCGGAACCGTTACGTCGACTAA
- a CDS encoding MFS transporter produces MTATVGASATVQVHKSHLRTLIGTGIGNAVEWYDWAIYATFSPFIASALFSNADPTSAVLSTLAIFAVGFVARPFGGFVFGWIGDRIGRKTSMTFAVGLAAFGSLLIGIAPTFQAVGALASVMLLVARLIQGLAHGGELPSSQTYLSEMAPKEKRGFWATLIYTSGTAGILAGTLLGAVLTGVLSKVDMNAWGWRIPFLVGGALGIYALVMRAKMKETEAFEAEAPKEKREPMWPQIVKYRKQALQVIGLTVGLTVVYYIWGVVAPSYAATTLKMDRGEALWAGVIGNIAFIASLPFWGKLSDRIGRKPVLIMSSAGAALLHFPMTWLLKDSPWQLAVSMSVMLFFIAGSASIVPAVYAELFPTKIRTVGVGVPYSICVAAFGGTAPYLQTWLGSIGQANMFNVYAVILLAIGIAFAFTIPETKGKDLTH; encoded by the coding sequence ATGACCGCCACCGTAGGCGCATCAGCCACCGTTCAGGTTCACAAGTCCCATCTGCGGACCCTCATTGGCACCGGCATCGGAAACGCCGTCGAATGGTACGACTGGGCTATTTATGCCACGTTTTCGCCCTTCATTGCCAGCGCCCTCTTCAGCAATGCCGACCCCACGTCCGCGGTCCTCTCCACCCTGGCGATCTTCGCCGTCGGATTCGTGGCCCGGCCGTTCGGCGGCTTCGTCTTTGGTTGGATCGGTGACAGGATCGGCCGCAAGACCTCCATGACATTCGCCGTCGGCCTGGCGGCCTTCGGCAGCCTGCTGATCGGCATCGCGCCGACGTTCCAGGCCGTCGGGGCCCTGGCCTCGGTCATGCTTCTGGTGGCCCGCCTCATCCAGGGCCTCGCCCATGGTGGCGAGTTGCCGTCGTCGCAAACGTATCTGTCCGAAATGGCGCCCAAGGAAAAGCGCGGCTTCTGGGCGACCCTCATCTACACCTCCGGCACCGCCGGCATCCTCGCAGGAACCTTGCTGGGCGCTGTCCTGACCGGGGTCCTGAGCAAGGTCGACATGAACGCATGGGGTTGGCGTATCCCGTTCCTCGTGGGCGGCGCCCTGGGCATCTACGCCCTGGTCATGCGCGCCAAGATGAAGGAGACGGAGGCGTTCGAAGCCGAAGCGCCGAAGGAAAAGCGAGAGCCCATGTGGCCGCAGATCGTCAAGTACCGCAAGCAGGCACTGCAGGTGATCGGCCTGACCGTCGGCCTCACCGTTGTCTACTACATCTGGGGCGTCGTGGCGCCGAGCTATGCCGCAACCACCCTCAAGATGGACCGCGGAGAAGCCCTCTGGGCAGGCGTCATCGGCAACATCGCGTTCATCGCCTCCCTCCCGTTCTGGGGCAAGCTGTCCGACCGCATCGGCCGCAAACCCGTGCTGATCATGAGCTCTGCCGGCGCCGCCCTGTTGCATTTCCCCATGACGTGGCTCCTGAAGGATTCTCCGTGGCAGCTGGCCGTCAGCATGTCCGTGATGCTCTTCTTCATCGCCGGCAGCGCCTCGATTGTGCCGGCCGTGTACGCCGAGCTCTTCCCCACCAAGATCCGTACCGTGGGCGTCGGCGTCCCGTACTCCATCTGCGTGGCTGCTTTCGGCGGCACTGCCCCGTACCTGCAGACCTGGTTGGGCAGCATCGGCCAGGCCAACATGTTCAACGTCTACGCGGTGATCCTGCTGGCCATCGGAATCGCGTTCGCCTTCACGATTCCGGAAACCAAGGGCAAGGACCTGACGCACTAA
- a CDS encoding M20 metallopeptidase family protein has translation MSIAADAKEMQGEIARFRHELHQNPEIGLDLPRTQEKVIKALDGLPYEITLGESTTSVTAVLRGTAPGAPHASAQKPAVLLRADMDGLPVQERTGVEFSSKIDGAMHACGHDLHTSMLAGAATLLAERRHQLAGDVVLMFQPGEEGFDGAGHMIREGVLDAAGRRVDAAYGMHVFSSLEPYGQFCTKPGVMMSASDGLFVTVLGAGGHGSAPHSAKDPVTAAAEMVTALQVMITRQFNMFDPVVLTVGLLQAGTKRNVIPESARFEATIRTFSEASRDRMMTAIPQLLTGIASAHGLEVDVDYRGEYPMTITDEDETHTAENVISGMFGDSRLSRWATPISGSEDFSRVLAEVPGTFVGLSAVPRGVDHTTSPFNHSPYATFDDGVLSDGAALYAELAVSRIAALAAGN, from the coding sequence ATGTCGATCGCCGCAGACGCCAAAGAGATGCAGGGAGAAATCGCCCGGTTCCGCCACGAGCTCCACCAGAACCCGGAAATCGGCCTGGACCTCCCGCGCACCCAGGAAAAGGTGATCAAGGCCCTCGACGGACTCCCGTACGAAATCACCCTCGGCGAGAGCACGACGTCGGTCACGGCAGTCTTGCGCGGCACCGCACCCGGTGCGCCGCACGCTTCAGCGCAGAAGCCAGCGGTGTTGCTCCGCGCCGACATGGACGGCCTCCCCGTCCAGGAGCGCACCGGCGTCGAGTTCTCCTCGAAGATCGACGGCGCGATGCACGCCTGTGGCCACGACCTCCACACGTCCATGCTCGCCGGAGCCGCTACCCTGCTGGCCGAACGGCGCCATCAGCTGGCCGGCGATGTGGTCCTGATGTTCCAACCGGGCGAAGAAGGCTTCGACGGCGCGGGCCACATGATCCGCGAAGGCGTCCTGGACGCTGCAGGCCGCCGGGTTGACGCCGCCTATGGCATGCATGTCTTCTCCTCCCTGGAACCGTATGGCCAGTTCTGCACCAAGCCTGGAGTGATGATGAGCGCCTCTGACGGGCTTTTCGTCACGGTCCTGGGTGCCGGCGGGCACGGTTCGGCGCCCCATTCGGCCAAGGATCCCGTCACGGCAGCCGCAGAAATGGTGACTGCGCTGCAGGTCATGATCACGCGGCAGTTCAACATGTTCGATCCCGTAGTCCTGACCGTGGGCTTGCTGCAGGCCGGTACCAAGCGCAACGTCATCCCGGAATCTGCGCGTTTCGAAGCCACCATCCGCACCTTCTCGGAAGCCTCCCGCGACCGGATGATGACCGCCATACCGCAGCTCCTCACGGGCATCGCCTCCGCACATGGCCTTGAGGTGGATGTCGACTACCGCGGCGAATACCCCATGACCATCACTGACGAGGACGAGACCCACACCGCGGAGAACGTCATCTCCGGCATGTTCGGCGATTCGCGGCTCTCCCGCTGGGCCACGCCAATCAGTGGTTCGGAGGATTTCTCCCGGGTCCTCGCCGAAGTCCCGGGAACGTTCGTGGGCCTCAGCGCCGTGCCGCGGGGCGTGGACCACACCACCTCACCGTTCAACCACTCCCCCTACGCCACCTTCGACGACGGCGTCCTGTCCGACGGTGCGGCGCTTTACGCAGAGCTCGCAGTGTCCCGCATCGCCGCCCTCGCCGCCGGCAACTAA
- a CDS encoding Lrp/AsnC family transcriptional regulator, with amino-acid sequence MELSEEDLRLINALQISPRISWSDAAEVLDVHATTLASRWDRLRESGAAWTTAHLMGDPKNACLALIDVDCEMHLRPEVTAALAAIPEVITVEEAASNRDLMLTVITQDLSEFSTRLLPQLKEIRGLTKYRTSLCTRIHTSGYAWRLNVLSRAEQQALRALAGPEAANPSAPYAAVTPLPASHMALLPFLARDGRASAAEIARALGRHPATVQRQLGRVLASRMLSFRCEIAQKFSGFPMTCQWFANVPAGQHEAAAAELRAIRNVRFTASTTGSTNFVIIMWLRSLAEIMEMELAIQQRIPGIELVESVVMLSTAKRVGWMLNPDSTATGAVVPTAAGGPVRAIELTTTA; translated from the coding sequence ATGGAACTCAGTGAAGAGGACCTCCGGCTGATCAATGCCCTCCAGATCTCGCCGCGGATCAGCTGGTCCGACGCCGCCGAAGTCCTCGACGTCCATGCCACTACGTTGGCCTCCAGATGGGACCGGCTGCGCGAGTCCGGAGCGGCTTGGACCACAGCGCACCTCATGGGCGATCCCAAGAATGCCTGCCTGGCACTGATAGACGTGGATTGCGAGATGCACCTCAGGCCCGAGGTCACGGCCGCGCTCGCTGCGATTCCGGAGGTCATCACGGTTGAGGAGGCCGCCAGCAACCGGGACCTCATGCTGACCGTGATCACCCAGGACCTGAGCGAGTTCAGCACCCGGCTATTGCCTCAGCTCAAGGAAATCCGGGGGCTCACCAAGTACCGGACCTCGCTCTGCACGCGGATCCACACCAGCGGCTATGCTTGGCGGCTCAACGTACTTAGCCGGGCGGAGCAGCAGGCGCTGCGTGCCCTTGCCGGGCCGGAAGCGGCCAATCCGTCCGCCCCCTACGCGGCGGTGACCCCGCTGCCGGCGAGCCACATGGCACTTCTTCCCTTCCTCGCCCGGGATGGCAGGGCCTCCGCCGCGGAAATCGCACGTGCCCTGGGGCGCCACCCTGCCACGGTGCAGCGGCAGCTCGGCCGCGTGCTCGCGAGCCGGATGCTGTCCTTCCGCTGCGAAATTGCCCAGAAATTCTCCGGCTTTCCCATGACGTGCCAGTGGTTCGCGAATGTTCCGGCGGGACAGCATGAAGCCGCGGCCGCCGAGCTACGGGCCATCAGGAACGTCCGGTTCACTGCCTCCACCACCGGCAGCACCAACTTTGTGATCATCATGTGGCTGCGTTCACTGGCAGAGATCATGGAGATGGAACTAGCAATCCAGCAGCGCATTCCCGGGATCGAACTCGTCGAAAGCGTCGTGATGCTGAGCACGGCCAAGCGGGTCGGCTGGATGCTGAACCCCGACTCGACGGCGACTGGCGCCGTCGTACCCACCGCCGCCGGTGGGCCGGTCCGCGCAATCGAGCTGACGACGACGGCGTAA
- a CDS encoding alkaline phosphatase family protein, which translates to MTFKTFTISRLRLGFAALMVVLLTVSGIAFGIHQTQAQASQPPTTQGAGYLPGAKHVFVINLENKGYDTTWGPSSAAPYLSTTLRSQGVLLNQYFGTAHNSQPNYVAQISGQGPNPQMQADCQTYSPFVKTGTATPGQAVGDGCVFPADVPTVAGQLTAAGKTWKGYMEDMGTPCRHPALGAPDDTQKAKVGDQYAARHNPFVYFAGITGSPDCAKNDVDLGALKNDLASASTTPNLSMITPNLCHDGHDSPCVDGQPGGLTSADAWLKQYVPLITSSPAFRQDGVLVITFDESDSPQSDASACCGEGPGPNSPLPGIVGQGGGRVGALVISPFTKGGTWSTTPYNHYSLLASIEDTFALPYLGYAATPGLNRFGLDVYNAGL; encoded by the coding sequence ATGACATTCAAAACCTTCACCATTTCCAGGCTCCGGCTCGGATTTGCGGCCCTGATGGTTGTCTTGCTGACCGTTTCCGGTATTGCATTCGGCATCCACCAGACGCAGGCCCAAGCAAGCCAACCCCCGACGACCCAGGGCGCGGGCTATCTCCCCGGCGCCAAGCATGTGTTCGTGATCAATCTCGAAAACAAGGGCTACGACACCACGTGGGGACCAAGTTCGGCCGCGCCGTACCTTTCCACCACGCTGCGCAGCCAGGGCGTCCTGTTGAACCAGTACTTCGGCACCGCACACAACTCCCAACCGAACTACGTCGCCCAGATTTCCGGACAAGGCCCCAACCCGCAGATGCAGGCAGACTGCCAGACCTACTCCCCGTTCGTGAAGACCGGGACGGCAACTCCTGGCCAGGCCGTTGGAGATGGCTGCGTCTTCCCGGCTGATGTGCCCACGGTGGCCGGCCAATTGACGGCAGCCGGGAAGACCTGGAAAGGCTACATGGAGGACATGGGTACGCCATGCCGGCACCCCGCCCTCGGCGCACCTGATGACACCCAGAAGGCGAAGGTCGGGGACCAGTACGCCGCCCGCCACAATCCCTTTGTCTACTTCGCCGGGATCACGGGATCACCGGACTGCGCCAAGAACGATGTGGACCTCGGCGCCCTGAAGAATGATCTTGCTTCTGCCTCCACCACCCCAAACCTGTCCATGATCACCCCGAACCTCTGCCACGACGGACACGATTCCCCTTGCGTGGACGGACAGCCCGGGGGCCTGACCAGCGCGGATGCATGGCTTAAGCAGTATGTTCCGCTGATCACCTCGTCTCCCGCGTTCCGCCAAGACGGTGTCCTGGTGATCACCTTCGACGAATCCGACAGCCCCCAATCGGACGCCAGCGCGTGCTGCGGTGAAGGCCCGGGACCGAACTCCCCGCTTCCCGGGATCGTGGGGCAGGGCGGCGGCCGCGTCGGCGCCCTGGTCATCTCGCCCTTCACCAAGGGTGGCACCTGGTCCACCACCCCCTACAACCACTACAGCCTGCTGGCCAGCATTGAGGACACCTTCGCCCTTCCGTACCTCGGCTACGCAGCCACCCCTGGGCTGAACCGCTTCGGACTCGACGTCTACAACGCCGGCCTCTAG
- a CDS encoding alkaline phosphatase family protein — protein sequence MNFTRRNFLSVAGSATAATLVSGATMGTAPAATPLPQPGASGIDHIIVVMMENRSFDHFLGWMPGADGKQSGLTYIDRYGIPHTTHHLTDYQGCAHPDPDHSYEGGRIQFNNGKNDGWLRAGENDEFAVGYYDSSDIDFWRQAGPDWTVCDRYFAATMAETYPNRFYQHSAATDRLHNSTVTSTMPTIWDRLAAAGVQGKYYYGDIPFTALWGTKYLGISRPYAEFLSDCSSGKLPAVSFVDPRFMDESSGTSGDDHPHADIRSGELFLAEVYNAVTKSPNWANTMLVVNYDEWGGFYDHVPPETAPDTNPDTARRGFRVPSLVVSPRARRRYVAHDKYDHTSILKAIEWRWGLQPLTPRDNAARNIAEVLDFQSAPNLAAPTYLVPPYVAGPACSPVGPPAEEEWAGLKQKALADGWILP from the coding sequence GTGAACTTCACAAGACGCAATTTCCTGTCAGTTGCCGGATCTGCCACGGCCGCCACGCTTGTCAGCGGGGCGACCATGGGAACCGCTCCTGCTGCGACCCCACTCCCTCAACCCGGCGCTTCGGGCATCGACCACATCATTGTGGTGATGATGGAAAACCGCTCCTTCGACCATTTTCTTGGCTGGATGCCCGGGGCTGATGGAAAGCAATCCGGCCTGACGTACATTGACCGCTACGGGATTCCCCACACGACGCACCACCTGACGGATTACCAGGGCTGCGCCCATCCCGACCCCGATCATTCTTATGAGGGCGGCCGGATCCAGTTCAACAACGGCAAGAACGATGGCTGGCTACGAGCCGGTGAGAACGATGAATTCGCGGTCGGGTACTACGACTCAAGCGACATAGACTTTTGGCGCCAGGCAGGCCCCGACTGGACCGTCTGCGACCGCTATTTCGCTGCCACGATGGCCGAGACCTATCCGAATCGTTTCTATCAGCACTCGGCGGCCACAGACAGGCTCCACAACTCGACCGTCACCAGCACCATGCCCACGATTTGGGACCGCCTGGCAGCTGCCGGCGTACAGGGCAAGTACTACTACGGCGACATTCCCTTCACCGCGCTCTGGGGAACCAAGTACCTCGGAATCTCCAGGCCCTACGCTGAATTCCTCAGCGATTGTAGTTCCGGGAAACTTCCCGCAGTCTCCTTCGTGGATCCGCGCTTCATGGATGAATCCAGCGGAACCTCCGGCGATGACCACCCGCACGCTGACATCCGCTCCGGCGAGCTCTTCCTGGCCGAGGTCTACAACGCAGTGACCAAGAGCCCCAACTGGGCCAACACGATGCTGGTGGTCAATTACGACGAGTGGGGCGGATTCTACGACCACGTGCCGCCGGAAACAGCACCGGACACCAATCCGGATACCGCCAGGCGTGGCTTCCGCGTCCCGTCCTTGGTGGTTTCACCCCGGGCCCGCAGGCGGTACGTTGCACACGATAAGTACGACCACACCTCAATCTTGAAGGCCATCGAGTGGCGCTGGGGACTCCAACCCCTGACGCCGCGGGACAACGCTGCCCGGAACATCGCCGAGGTGCTCGATTTCCAATCAGCACCGAATCTCGCGGCCCCGACGTACCTCGTACCCCCCTATGTCGCTGGACCGGCATGTTCTCCCGTCGGACCGCCCGCGGAAGAAGAGTGGGCCGGTTTGAAACAAAAAGCTCTTGCGGACGGATGGATCCTGCCATGA
- a CDS encoding MFS transporter: MTSHDATAGILQRPYLLATVGSCALVFLAAFESMAVTTIMPVVSRELNGAGLYALAFAGPLATSVIGMVVAGNWADRRGPAAPLYASVALFAAGLLIAGTAVSMPMLVAGRLVQGLGIGAMTVALYVVIARVYPARLHAQVFAAFSAAWVIPSMIGPFAAGVVAQLSSWHWVFLGVVGLVVPALAMILPAMRGMRSAPGVREAGSPKTGLRQAKPNAAEVPWAFGRMGWAALAALSVLGLNLSGQVPGVGWVIAAVALVIAMLAVKPLVPRGTLGAHRGLPSVILMRGIASAAFFGAEVYVPYLLTERYSFTPAFAGLALTGSALAWAGASAVQGRLGSRLGNALAVRIGSALVLGSVAVVLVTTVFVWPAAVAIAGWLFAGAGMGLMYPRLSVMTLALSRPEDQGFNSSAMSIADSLGGALSLAVTGLVFSALTTTVASFAGVFALTSGIAVVGLIIAPRVVGRRPSGGPRGQGAEAHRAEEADDVRA; encoded by the coding sequence ATGACTAGCCACGACGCGACAGCCGGCATCCTGCAACGCCCCTACCTTTTGGCCACCGTGGGTTCCTGCGCGCTGGTCTTCCTGGCAGCCTTCGAATCCATGGCCGTCACCACCATCATGCCGGTGGTGAGCCGTGAACTGAATGGCGCCGGACTCTATGCCCTGGCGTTCGCTGGGCCCCTCGCCACGAGCGTCATTGGGATGGTTGTCGCAGGGAATTGGGCGGACCGGCGTGGTCCGGCCGCTCCGCTGTACGCGTCTGTAGCGCTGTTCGCAGCAGGACTGCTTATCGCCGGCACCGCGGTTTCCATGCCGATGCTCGTCGCTGGGCGGCTCGTCCAAGGCCTCGGCATCGGCGCCATGACGGTCGCACTGTACGTGGTGATTGCAAGGGTTTACCCCGCCAGGCTGCACGCCCAGGTCTTTGCAGCGTTCTCGGCGGCCTGGGTCATACCTTCGATGATCGGGCCTTTCGCTGCCGGCGTGGTTGCCCAGTTGAGCAGCTGGCACTGGGTTTTCCTGGGCGTCGTCGGTCTGGTGGTTCCGGCGTTGGCAATGATCCTGCCTGCCATGCGCGGCATGCGTTCCGCACCGGGCGTGCGCGAGGCAGGTTCCCCGAAGACCGGGCTGCGCCAAGCAAAGCCCAACGCAGCGGAGGTCCCTTGGGCGTTCGGCCGCATGGGATGGGCCGCGCTCGCAGCCCTTTCCGTCCTCGGCCTGAACCTGTCCGGGCAGGTGCCCGGCGTGGGCTGGGTGATCGCCGCCGTCGCGCTCGTCATCGCGATGCTGGCCGTGAAGCCATTGGTTCCCCGCGGCACCCTCGGCGCACACCGCGGATTGCCGAGCGTCATCCTGATGCGTGGAATCGCCTCGGCCGCGTTCTTCGGCGCCGAGGTCTACGTTCCGTACCTTCTCACGGAGCGGTACTCCTTCACCCCGGCGTTCGCCGGACTCGCGCTGACCGGATCGGCCCTCGCCTGGGCAGGAGCGTCCGCTGTCCAGGGCCGGCTGGGTTCCAGGCTCGGGAATGCCTTGGCTGTCCGGATCGGTTCTGCGCTGGTTCTTGGTTCCGTGGCCGTTGTCCTTGTGACCACGGTGTTCGTCTGGCCGGCCGCGGTGGCGATTGCAGGCTGGCTCTTCGCTGGCGCCGGTATGGGACTGATGTACCCGCGCCTAAGCGTCATGACCCTGGCCCTCTCGCGCCCCGAGGACCAAGGCTTCAACAGTTCGGCAATGTCCATCGCCGATTCCCTCGGAGGCGCCCTTTCGCTCGCCGTGACGGGACTCGTCTTCAGTGCGCTGACGACGACGGTGGCCTCCTTCGCAGGCGTCTTCGCACTGACGTCCGGGATCGCCGTCGTCGGACTCATCATTGCGCCGCGCGTGGTGGGCAGGCGACCTTCGGGCGGTCCGCGTGGTCAGGGCGCGGAGGCTCACCGCGCCGAGGAAGCCGACGACGTAAGAGCCTAA
- a CDS encoding SAM-dependent methyltransferase has product MTHQHDGGAHLHSEPNHGVDAAQFWDEVYQEKAKRWSGNPNPQLIAEAAGLPPGTALDLGCGEGADAIWLAQHGWTVTAVDVSAVALERAAAHAIEAGLQDRITWLQRDFATWRPDEAFDLVSAQFLHTPLLPWRDSLASAAAAVAPGGALLVVGHHPEGLTPWSAHKEMKDKFFTPEDLVEALTRGPGSWRINVADSRERVVNGPDGQQATTVDSVLRAHRKS; this is encoded by the coding sequence ATGACGCACCAGCACGACGGCGGAGCCCACCTTCACAGCGAACCGAACCACGGCGTTGACGCAGCGCAGTTTTGGGACGAGGTGTACCAGGAAAAGGCGAAGAGGTGGAGCGGGAATCCCAATCCGCAGCTGATCGCGGAAGCCGCCGGCCTGCCCCCTGGCACCGCCTTGGACCTGGGCTGCGGCGAGGGCGCGGACGCCATCTGGCTCGCCCAGCATGGCTGGACGGTGACCGCTGTGGACGTCTCCGCCGTCGCGCTTGAACGGGCAGCAGCCCACGCGATCGAAGCGGGGCTACAGGACCGGATCACTTGGTTGCAGAGGGACTTCGCAACATGGCGTCCGGACGAAGCCTTTGATCTGGTGTCCGCCCAATTCCTTCACACTCCGCTTCTTCCGTGGCGCGATTCCCTTGCCTCGGCCGCAGCAGCCGTGGCTCCCGGCGGGGCTTTGCTGGTGGTCGGGCATCACCCGGAGGGCCTGACTCCGTGGAGCGCGCACAAGGAAATGAAGGACAAGTTCTTCACTCCCGAGGACTTAGTGGAAGCGCTCACCCGCGGCCCTGGCTCGTGGAGGATCAACGTCGCCGATTCCCGGGAACGCGTGGTGAACGGTCCGGACGGTCAGCAGGCCACCACCGTCGACAGCGTGCTCCGGGCCCACAGAAAATCTTAG